AATTGAGAGAGGACAATGGTCGTTGTTATACAGTTGTAAACTATCATATTACACCCTTGTACAagaattttttgtttctctttttgcATGTCAGAAAGTCCGGCAATATCCATAACAAACATCCTTTGGTCACCTTAAGAAGAAGAGATCTGTTTTTTAAAGAGTGTTGTTTTCATCAATAATCATGAAAAGAGTTGGCAGCTCACATTCCTTGGGTGCTATGATGTCCATCTGCCCAATCTCAGGTCCGATTACATTCATAATACCCTGTTTTAGTATCTTAATTATGTTTGTACTTAGGTTTGTTTTGTTACAGATGACAACCAGATTTACAGTAGAGAGTTTCAGTCGATTTTAGATGGATTAGATGAAGAAGAGGGCGTGGAAGAATCAGGGTATGTTGCAGAAAAGAAGAGGCGATTGAATGTAGATCAAGTAAAGGCGTTGGAGAAGGATTTCGAGGTGGAAAACAAACTTGATCCTGGGAGAAAATTGAAACTAGCTCAACAACTTGGCTTGCGACCTCGACAAGTTGCTGTCTGGTTCCAAAACCGCCGTGCTAGGTGGAAGACCAAACAACTGGAGAAGGATTATGGGCTTCTCAAAAACAGATATGAAACTCTTAAGCTCAATTATGATAACCTCCAGCATGATAATCAAGTTCTTCTTAAACAGGTAATAAGCTTGTTTCATGGATTTGAACTTGGGATgattagagttttttttttttttttcatttttttccggTTGATGATGCAGATAGAGGAGGTGAAGGCAAAGCTGAATGGAAAGGACAATGTTTCAGTGAAGGAGGAGGTGAATGTGACTAAAACTGCTAATAGAACACTAGAACAAAGTGAAGCACCAGTAGAAGTGAAGTATGAGAGCTTGAAGAACAACAGCAATGGATCAAATGGGGCCATCCTTTTCCTAGACTTAAAAGACGGTTCATCAGATAGTGACTCTAGCGCTGTGTTGAATGAAGACAACAACAACGGCTCGAACTACGTGGGTGTATCTTCATCTGGGGTTCTACAAAGCCAACATGTTTGGATGTCACCGACAACAGCCTCTTCACACAATTTCAACTCCTCTTCATCTTCTTCTATGAAGTGCTTCCAACCCCAGCAATTTGTGAAGATGGAAGAACAAAATTTCTTGAGTGCAGATGAAGCTTGCAAGTTCTTCTCAGATGAAGAAGCTCCAAGTCTTCATTGGTATTGTCCTGAACACTGGAACTAAAATCAACATGCTTGTAATACGGGATCTAACCAAAAATGCAAAAACaaataaaagtaccaaaatgtttGGGAGAAGGCTTCAAGTGGGGTGGTAGGAGGCTATGGCGATAGGTTACGCCAAAATGAGGAGGTGGGTACGGGCATCTTGATTAGGTCCTCAGTTCCCTCAAATGGAGCgaaccaaaaatcaaaaatcaaaattatcatcatcatcatcatagtTATTATCAATTATCATTTTCCTGGGTTTCTTTTGTAGTTTCTTTATGCAGAAAAATTTAATCAGTTATTCCAAATTCAGAGTTAatagattattttaatttaagatttctgtgtttatttttaaacaaatttaGCTCTATTTGTTCTTGAAAGTTGGAAAACTTTGGCCGGACCTTGGTATTTTTTCAACTTTCATTCTGATAAAATGGGGTAAAATTTTGCTATTACAACTGTAATTTgcgtattttaatttgattaattttaatttgtttaattttttattttaatcttgACTAAATAATAGTAgttaaatttatttgattaaattatgctattagCCTTATATTATGTGTAAAGTTGTAGATTTAGTTCGTATTCTTAAACTGGTTCATTCTtagttatatttttcaaatttcgaaattttaatgtttaacacAAATGGCAATCATGAaatctactaattgtttttttgtgtgtgtgtgtgtatggtAACATGGTATTACACATGAGATAATATTTTTGtcacattaaattttaaaaataagagaACGATTTAGGGGCAAAGCTAGAATTGTCGATAGGGGTGGGATATTTTTATAAACTATATCTTAATTACTAAaatttaggaaaaataaaataagataaatactCAATTTGAATTAGATATTGTAATTATTTAAGTTTACTCTttccaaattaatatttaaatactaTTTTTACTTAGTTATTGCAATtattaaactttatttttatcaaattaatatttagatattACTTTGTATtagtttatcaaattaaacaaaaattttactacatttataataaaaaattatcaattctataaaagaaatcaaattaaaaaactTTGGGTGAAACACAAGTTTAGCTTTTTTAGACACTaattataatatcaaaataaaaaaatttaaaactcaaaGGGGCTTAAaggaaattttacaaaatttgtgAGGGTTAGGGACTTTGCTACCCCATAAATTTGTCTTTGCTATCATTTgatcaagactaaaattttaaaattcaaaaagtataagGCCTAGAACAAATTTAATTATAGTATAGTGACTAAATCCATAACTTACATATAATACAAGTACTAATAGCATAATTTATCTATGATATGGtgttctctctctatatataaacAATCCTTAACAACTAAGTTGTTTCCTAGTTGCTGGCAAGCTTCCTATTGTGATGACTCCAAATCTTTGGATTCCTACCCATGTGAGCTTAGCATTTTAGATGACTGAGATTGAATTAAAGAAAGAAG
This is a stretch of genomic DNA from Gossypium arboreum isolate Shixiya-1 chromosome 11, ASM2569848v2, whole genome shotgun sequence. It encodes these proteins:
- the LOC108465620 gene encoding homeobox-leucine zipper protein ATHB-6-like, whose amino-acid sequence is MKRVGSSHSLGAMMSICPISDDNQIYSREFQSILDGLDEEEGVEESGYVAEKKRRLNVDQVKALEKDFEVENKLDPGRKLKLAQQLGLRPRQVAVWFQNRRARWKTKQLEKDYGLLKNRYETLKLNYDNLQHDNQVLLKQIEEVKAKLNGKDNVSVKEEVNVTKTANRTLEQSEAPVEVKYESLKNNSNGSNGAILFLDLKDGSSDSDSSAVLNEDNNNGSNYVGVSSSGVLQSQHVWMSPTTASSHNFNSSSSSSMKCFQPQQFVKMEEQNFLSADEACKFFSDEEAPSLHWYCPEHWN